In Candidatus Bathyarchaeia archaeon, the following are encoded in one genomic region:
- the rgy gene encoding reverse gyrase, which translates to MSKTAARDLRVIYRGMCPNCGGDISDLELLSSGVCSQCLPTPINDKEKVYLELKRGKRIGEYARILEVEFELNRFSEFFRLLIGSRPWALQEVWAKRVLMGRSFSIVAPTGIGKTLFGLTMALYLAGKGKKSYIIVPTSLLVKHLLDKVSVLLERISGKEGDVPIVIGYYSAMPRKEAEETLNRILEKNFSVLITTDRFLYNRFDLIRNVKFDFIFVDDVDSFLKSPKNIDKVVLLMGFSPEDIEAALREEESNVERSVTPIVKTNPTDRVLVVSGATLRGKRTKRMKIFKKLFGFEPGFSPEFVRNISNFFIKLDGDMKEKVAKIIGRHGSGCLVFVPQVKGVEYAKEIAESLKMAGIRAFVYERMDPKMLGKFVSGEYAVLAGVASNRSPLARGLDLPETIRYVVFAGVPRREIRVGLNEYSPQKILTLLKALSPFFEDKLSREAAQIISALSKIVPVNRELLNKIRDADEKNIELDGFAGYVLRTVREARKFLVKIMEDIDLRKVTERLDVDVKIEGKEYVLVIPDADGYIQASGRSSRFYAMGISRGLSIVIVDDEKAFYGLKKRIHLATDEEFEEYTLERVLEEMRQVDGDREIIRRIREGRFTVEAVDIIRSALVVVESPTKARAIAYFFGRPAKRTISDFTVYEVASGQLILNVVASGGHIFDLTTEGGFHGVLKDEGNYIPVYTDIRRCGNCGEQFTDREECPVCGSKNIRSKKDIVELLRKLAIEVNKIFIATDPDAEGEKIGYDIYAIVKPYCRDVERLEFHEVTRKALRKALSEPRSIKLPYVQAQLVRRIEDRWVGFELSRRLWDRFKITTLSAGRVQTPVLGWVIKRVEDLKRKTLIADVHLENGLSVRLANPPNVEDLKRRFKDGELTALIKNIAFREEKIYPQPPYTTDSMLKDAAQKLNFTVGYAISLAQTLFESGLITYHRTDSTAVSTTGIDVARRFLEENYPGLFKPREYKAEGAHECIRPTKPLNVKQLRFYLSSGVLRIPQKLSEDHLKLYDMIFRRFIASQMAEAKVLIQDFELSINSAETRQSRIVKILEQGFLTVNPIIRVEEEVKDGKYRVVSMKARREPIVRPYREGDLIALMKEKGIGRPSTYSKIINTLLKRRYIVENNRAIFSTKLGRAVYDYLSKNFGSLVSEDLTRNLETTIDAIENGQIWYQDVLRSIENEIKGLMEKTATSNI; encoded by the coding sequence ATGTCAAAGACCGCGGCGAGAGATTTAAGAGTAATATATCGTGGAATGTGCCCAAACTGTGGAGGAGACATTAGTGACCTAGAATTGCTAAGCTCAGGTGTCTGTAGCCAATGTCTGCCAACGCCAATAAATGACAAAGAGAAAGTCTATTTAGAACTTAAGAGAGGAAAGCGTATCGGCGAATATGCAAGAATTCTAGAGGTTGAATTTGAACTCAACAGATTTTCCGAATTCTTCAGATTGCTTATCGGATCTAGACCTTGGGCACTTCAAGAGGTATGGGCTAAGCGTGTTTTAATGGGACGAAGCTTCTCAATCGTTGCTCCAACCGGTATTGGTAAAACACTTTTCGGGTTAACTATGGCACTCTATTTGGCTGGTAAGGGTAAGAAAAGCTATATTATTGTGCCAACAAGCCTTTTGGTTAAGCATTTGTTGGATAAAGTTTCAGTACTCTTGGAAAGAATAAGTGGAAAAGAAGGAGATGTTCCAATAGTTATAGGCTATTATTCTGCAATGCCAAGAAAGGAAGCTGAAGAGACTCTGAATCGTATCCTTGAGAAAAACTTCTCCGTGCTTATTACAACGGATAGATTCCTTTACAATAGATTTGATTTAATTAGGAATGTTAAGTTTGATTTTATATTTGTTGATGATGTTGACTCATTTTTAAAGTCTCCGAAGAATATAGACAAAGTGGTTCTTTTAATGGGTTTTAGCCCTGAGGATATTGAGGCAGCCCTGAGAGAAGAAGAATCTAACGTTGAAAGAAGCGTGACACCTATAGTAAAAACAAATCCTACAGATAGGGTGCTAGTTGTTTCAGGGGCAACTCTAAGAGGAAAAAGAACAAAACGCATGAAAATATTTAAGAAACTATTTGGTTTTGAACCTGGATTTAGCCCAGAATTCGTCAGAAACATTTCAAATTTCTTCATTAAACTCGATGGGGACATGAAGGAGAAGGTAGCAAAGATAATTGGAAGGCACGGTTCAGGATGCCTGGTTTTTGTCCCACAAGTTAAAGGTGTAGAATACGCTAAGGAAATTGCTGAATCCTTAAAGATGGCTGGAATAAGAGCGTTTGTTTATGAACGAATGGATCCTAAAATGCTCGGAAAATTTGTGAGTGGTGAATATGCTGTGTTGGCTGGTGTTGCAAGCAACAGAAGCCCATTAGCCAGGGGGCTCGATCTACCCGAAACAATTAGGTACGTTGTCTTCGCAGGAGTTCCGAGGAGAGAGATAAGAGTTGGATTAAACGAATACAGTCCCCAGAAAATACTTACATTACTTAAGGCTTTATCACCATTCTTTGAGGATAAACTCTCCAGAGAGGCTGCTCAAATAATTTCCGCTTTATCAAAGATTGTTCCAGTTAATAGGGAGCTTCTTAACAAGATAAGGGATGCGGATGAGAAGAACATTGAGTTAGATGGGTTCGCAGGTTACGTTTTAAGAACTGTTAGGGAAGCCAGAAAATTTTTGGTTAAAATAATGGAGGATATTGACCTCAGGAAGGTCACTGAGAGATTGGATGTTGATGTAAAGATTGAAGGAAAAGAGTATGTGCTCGTGATACCGGATGCCGACGGATATATACAGGCTTCAGGCAGATCGTCAAGGTTTTATGCTATGGGCATAAGTCGGGGGCTATCAATAGTAATCGTTGATGATGAAAAAGCCTTCTACGGACTAAAAAAGAGGATTCATCTAGCAACCGATGAGGAATTTGAAGAATACACACTTGAAAGAGTCCTAGAAGAGATGAGACAAGTTGATGGAGATAGAGAGATTATTAGGAGAATACGCGAGGGAAGGTTCACTGTAGAAGCCGTAGACATTATTAGATCAGCGCTTGTAGTTGTTGAATCGCCTACAAAGGCTAGGGCAATAGCATATTTCTTCGGCAGACCAGCGAAAAGAACCATAAGTGACTTTACAGTCTATGAGGTAGCAAGTGGACAGTTAATTCTTAATGTTGTTGCATCTGGAGGACACATATTTGACTTAACAACCGAGGGAGGATTCCATGGTGTTTTGAAGGATGAGGGAAACTATATTCCGGTTTACACTGACATAAGAAGATGCGGCAATTGTGGAGAGCAATTTACCGATCGCGAAGAATGCCCGGTATGCGGCTCAAAGAATATACGCTCTAAAAAGGATATTGTTGAATTACTTAGGAAGCTAGCCATAGAAGTGAACAAGATATTTATCGCCACAGATCCGGACGCTGAGGGCGAAAAAATTGGATATGACATATACGCCATTGTTAAGCCATATTGTAGGGATGTTGAGAGACTTGAGTTCCACGAGGTGACGCGAAAAGCCCTGAGAAAAGCCCTCTCTGAGCCAAGAAGCATCAAATTACCCTATGTTCAAGCTCAACTTGTAAGAAGGATTGAAGATAGATGGGTTGGCTTTGAACTCAGCAGAAGACTTTGGGATAGATTTAAAATAACAACTCTTTCCGCTGGTAGAGTCCAAACGCCAGTTTTAGGATGGGTTATAAAGCGTGTTGAGGATCTAAAGAGGAAGACACTTATAGCAGATGTGCACTTAGAAAATGGCTTATCCGTTAGACTCGCGAATCCACCAAATGTTGAGGATCTAAAGAGGAGATTTAAGGATGGCGAGTTAACAGCTCTTATTAAAAATATTGCCTTCCGTGAAGAGAAAATTTACCCGCAGCCACCCTATACGACGGACAGCATGCTTAAGGATGCTGCTCAAAAACTAAACTTCACTGTCGGATACGCTATAAGTCTCGCACAGACCTTATTTGAGTCTGGTCTTATAACCTATCATAGAACCGACTCAACCGCTGTCTCAACAACTGGTATAGACGTTGCACGCCGCTTCCTAGAGGAGAATTATCCTGGACTCTTCAAACCTAGGGAGTATAAAGCTGAGGGTGCACATGAATGTATAAGGCCAACAAAGCCTCTGAATGTTAAACAGCTACGCTTCTACCTATCATCAGGCGTCCTAAGGATACCGCAGAAGCTTAGTGAAGACCACCTAAAACTTTATGACATGATTTTTAGGAGGTTTATCGCCAGCCAGATGGCTGAGGCTAAGGTGCTTATTCAAGATTTTGAGTTAAGTATTAATAGTGCGGAGACAAGGCAGAGTAGAATAGTGAAGATTCTTGAGCAAGGTTTCCTAACAGTCAATCCAATTATTAGAGTTGAGGAAGAGGTTAAAGATGGCAAATATAGAGTTGTTAGCATGAAAGCTAGGCGTGAACCAATAGTTAGACCATACCGTGAGGGGGATCTAATAGCTTTAATGAAGGAGAAGGGCATAGGTCGACCGAGCACATATTCAAAGATAATTAACACGTTATTGAAGAGACGATATATTGTTGAGAATAACAGAGCTATATTTAGTACGAAACTTGGAAGGGCTGTTTATGATTATTTATCGAAGAATTTTGGTTCATTAGTCTCAGAGGATCTTACAAGAAACCTCGAGACTACAATAGATGCTATAGAAAATGGGCAAATATGGTATCAGGATGTACTTAGGTCAATAGAAAATGAGATAAAGGGTTTGATGGAGAAAACGGCTACCTCAAATATTTAG
- a CDS encoding ERCC4 domain-containing protein → MAGSESLLPYIREKNNSEQPVIIVDSREASAAPKIVKGLKELGALIKIDVLDKGDYVISDECAFERKTVQDFVYTLTHRHLFEQLFLLKEAYPKPFILIEGYFPIIYKFSRINPSSVWGAIFALAKNGINMVHTTSYKETVDFLYTSAKQEQFAEKRTPAIHPVKKTETLTDAQIYFLSSLPNIGREKAISLLKTYKTPFNALANVERWPKDVYGLGEKITKKVKEVLHTTFKEED, encoded by the coding sequence ATGGCTGGATCAGAGAGCCTTTTACCCTACATTAGGGAGAAGAATAATTCGGAGCAGCCTGTAATAATAGTTGATAGTAGAGAGGCTAGTGCAGCTCCCAAGATTGTTAAGGGCTTAAAGGAGCTTGGTGCATTAATTAAGATTGATGTTCTTGATAAGGGTGACTATGTGATTTCTGATGAATGTGCATTTGAGAGGAAGACTGTACAAGACTTTGTTTACACGCTTACCCACCGACACCTTTTTGAGCAGCTTTTCCTCCTGAAAGAGGCTTATCCAAAACCTTTCATATTAATCGAAGGTTACTTTCCAATAATCTATAAGTTCAGCAGAATCAACCCCTCTTCAGTTTGGGGAGCAATATTTGCCTTGGCAAAGAATGGTATAAACATGGTTCATACAACCAGCTATAAGGAGACTGTTGATTTCCTCTATACCTCAGCCAAGCAGGAACAGTTTGCTGAGAAGAGAACCCCAGCTATACACCCAGTAAAGAAGACAGAAACCTTAACTGATGCGCAGATATATTTCCTATCTAGTTTACCTAATATAGGGAGAGAGAAAGCTATAAGCCTACTTAAAACCTATAAGACACCATTCAATGCGCTGGCTAACGTTGAACGCTGGCCAAAAGATGTTTATGGTTTGGGGGAGAAAATAACTAAGAAAGTTAAGGAAGTATTACATACGACCTTTAAAGAAGAGGATTAG